A section of the Triticum dicoccoides isolate Atlit2015 ecotype Zavitan chromosome 7A, WEW_v2.0, whole genome shotgun sequence genome encodes:
- the LOC119334283 gene encoding berberine bridge enzyme-like 27, with protein sequence MVMASRRSVALGLLFGLLSCYAPVVPSVASSDGFLQCMSAAMPKQLLHTQGSPSFTSVLASSIRNAKFSTPATVRPLCIVTPTNASHVQAAVVCGRRHDVRVRVRSGGHDYEGLSYRSERREAFAVVDLANLRSVRVDREAATAWVDSGATLGELFYAISQASKQLAFPAGLCPTIGVGGHLSGGGFGMLLRKYGLAADNVLDATLVDANGELVDKQAMGPDVFWAIRGGGGGGSFGIVLSWKVKLVPVPPTVTMFTVLKSVDEGAVRMLTRWQQVAPALAEDIFITVRLQKQVARFQSMYLGTCDALLPLMGSRFPELGVNRTHCKEMTWVQSVPFIYLGPTAAVEDILNRTTSSTPFSKATSDYVRQAIAEDVWAEIFARIAKPEAGLMIMDPYGAKMSSLPETATPFPHRGGVLYNIQYMNFWSADTDGSAQTRWLKDMYAFMEPHVSKNPRAAYVNYRDLDLGQNVVVGNVTSYEAGRIWGEKYYGGNFRRLAMAKAVADPDDYFRNEQSIPPFKE encoded by the coding sequence ATGGTCATGGCGTCGCGTCGTAGCGTGGCGCTGGGGCTCCTCTTCGGCCTCCTGTCCTGCTACGCGCCCGTTGTCCCTTCCGTGGCTTCCTCCGATGGCTTCCTCCAATGCATGTCGGCGGCCATGCCCAAGCAGCTCCTGCACACGCAGGGCTCGCCTTCGTTCACGTCGGTCCTGGCGTCCTCCATCCGGAACGCCAAGTTCTCCACGCCTGCCACGGTGAGGCCGCTCTGCATCGTCACGCCGACGAACGCCTCCCACGTCCAGGCCGCCGTGGTGTGCGGCCGCCGGCACGACGTGCGCGTCCGCGTGCGCAGCGGTGGGCACGACTACGAGGGCCTCTCGTACCGGTCCGAGCGCCGCGAGGCGTTCGCCGTCGTCGACCTGGCCAACCTCCGCTCCGTGCGCGTCGACCGGGAGGCCGCCACCGCGTGGGTGGACTCCGGCGCGACGCTCGGGGAGCTGTTCTACGCCATCTCGCAGGCGAGCAAGCAGCTGGCGTTCCCGGCCGGCCTGTGCCCGACGATCGGCGTGGGCGGGCACCTCAGCGGCGGCGGGTTCGGCATGCTGCTGCGCAAGTACGGCCTCGCCGCCGACAACGTCCTGGACGCCACGCTCGTCGACGCCAACGGGGAGCTCGTGGACAAGCAGGCCATGGGGCCCGACGTGTTCTGGGCCatccgcgggggcggcggcggcgggagcttcGGCATCGTGCTGTCGTGGAAGGTGAAGCTCGTGCCAGTCCCGCCGACGGTGACCATGTTCACCGTCCTAAAGTCCGTCGACGAGGGCGCGGTGCGCATGCTCACCAGATGGCAGCAGGTCGCTCCGGCTCTCGCCGAGGACATTTTCATCACGGTGCGCCTCCAAAAACAGGTGGCTCGCTTCCAGTCCATGTACCTGGGCACGTGCGACGCGCTGCTGCCGCTGATGGGGAGCCGCTTCCCGGAGCTCGGCGTGAACCGGACGCACTGCAAGGAGATGACATGGGTCCAGTCCGTGCCCTTCATCTACCTGGGCCCCACCGCCGCCGTGGAGGACATCCTGAACCGGACCACCTCCAGCACCCCCTTCAGCAAGGCCACCTCCGACTACGTCCGGCAGGCCATCGCCGAGGACGTGTGGGCGGAGATCTTCGCCCGGATCGCCAAGCCGGAGGCCGGGCTGATGATCATGGACCCCTACGGCGCCAAGATGAGCAGCCTCCCGGAGACGGCGACGCCGTTCCCGCACCGCGGCGGCGTGCTGTACAACATCCAGTACATGAACTTCTGGTCCGCCGACACGGACGGGTCGGCGCAGACGAGGTGGCTCAAAGACATGTACGCGTTCATGGAGCCGCACGTGAGCAAGAACCCCAGGGCGGCGTACGTGAACTACAGGGACCTCGACCTCGGCCAGAATGTCGTCGTGGGCAACGTCACCAGTTACGAGGCCGGCAGGATTTGGGGCGAGAAGTACTACGGGGGTAACTTCCGGAGGCTCGCCATGGCCAAGGCCGTGGCGGATCCTGACGACTACTTCAGGAACGAGCAGAGCATCCCACCATTCAAGGAGTGA